A single Cryomorphaceae bacterium DNA region contains:
- a CDS encoding NAD(P)H-dependent glycerol-3-phosphate dehydrogenase has product MSAEPKVAMIGGGSWATALVKILSENNERVGWWMRNEEAIEHLVLHGHNPNYLSSVYFDPLRLELSTDLNKIVEEHDILFFAVPSAFLKKALEPLTVSLKDKIVVSAIKGIIPDENQIVGEYLHEGYEIPFNNIAVVTGPCHAEEVALERLSYLTAASENNDVAKTIKRNLVCDYIKCTTSDDIIGTEYAAVMKNIIAIAAGICHALGYGDNFQAVLVVNAIKEMKRFIKNVYPNKRDVTDSAYLGDLLVTAYSQFSRNRTFGNMVGKGYSVRSAMLEMNMVAEGYYAVDCVKKMGKLHDVSMPICNMVYKVLYERKSPRKQVAKLADKMK; this is encoded by the coding sequence ATGAGCGCCGAACCAAAAGTGGCCATGATCGGAGGGGGTAGCTGGGCTACCGCCTTGGTGAAAATCCTCTCCGAGAACAATGAGCGCGTAGGCTGGTGGATGCGCAACGAGGAGGCTATCGAGCACCTCGTTTTGCACGGACACAACCCAAACTACCTCAGCTCCGTTTACTTTGACCCCTTGCGGCTCGAACTCTCCACAGATCTCAACAAGATTGTCGAAGAGCACGACATCTTATTTTTTGCTGTTCCTTCGGCCTTTCTTAAAAAGGCCCTCGAACCTCTAACCGTGTCCCTCAAGGACAAGATTGTGGTTTCTGCGATTAAAGGGATTATTCCAGATGAGAATCAAATCGTGGGCGAATACCTCCACGAAGGTTACGAGATCCCCTTCAACAACATTGCTGTTGTTACGGGGCCTTGTCACGCCGAGGAAGTCGCACTTGAGCGTTTGAGCTACTTGACGGCCGCTTCGGAGAATAACGATGTGGCTAAAACCATTAAGCGCAACTTGGTGTGCGACTACATCAAATGCACCACCTCGGATGACATCATTGGAACCGAGTACGCCGCGGTGATGAAGAACATCATTGCGATTGCTGCCGGGATTTGTCATGCACTTGGCTACGGCGACAACTTCCAAGCCGTTTTGGTGGTCAATGCCATCAAGGAAATGAAGCGCTTCATCAAGAACGTTTACCCGAACAAGCGCGATGTTACGGATAGCGCCTACCTCGGTGACCTCTTGGTAACCGCCTATTCACAATTCTCCCGGAACCGGACCTTCGGAAACATGGTAGGTAAGGGCTACTCCGTTCGTTCCGCCATGCTCGAGATGAATATGGTAGCCGAAGGATATTACGCCGTTGATTGCGTCAAGAAAATGGGAAAACTCCACGATGTCAGCATGCCCATCTGCAACATGGTGTACAAGGTGCTCTACGAACGAAAGTCTCCGAGAAAGCAAGTAGCCAAACTGGCCGATAAAATGAAGTAA
- a CDS encoding M20/M25/M40 family metallo-hydrolase produces MKQYLVIGLTAGCLLSATAQDCNKVNKKVLANFEGRVEYLASDALEGREAGTDGEAAARDYIVSEMEAIGLEPKGSEGYLQAFSFKRPMSIDNVSTYMKWKGPYFRLGEDFYPTKYSSNGTFNGDAVVVGYGIEAPELGYTDYRDTITAYQNKVFFLDIGSPDGTHPHSKFRAYHDVQKRLELAVEKGAKAIILFNTDENAEDPESSFKTAVPVGVPVVFWTSYDNDDIRKKGVRVSVKMDPVEDTGYNVIGYLDRGSDKTIVIGAHYDHLGFGGEGSRYTGTEPMIHNGADDNASGTAGILELASYYSKKGKKMTGNNILFIAFSAEEKGLLGSKYFVENPTIGLNAVNYMINFDMIGSLDVKDGFIINGVGTSPSWNDALAAVACDLKYTTTESGIGPSDHTSFYLKDIPSLHFFTGATEFYHKPTDDPGTLNMAGAVKIVEFTKALINGLNDQPALAFSETTQQESMRVPKFKVTLGVMPDYAFEGPGMKIDGIIPDRPAQAAGLQEGDVVLQIGDMSVADMQGYMKALSAFEKGDEVTVTFLRNGKEGTAQLTF; encoded by the coding sequence ATGAAGCAGTATTTAGTGATCGGCCTCACGGCCGGATGTCTTCTGAGCGCCACCGCTCAAGACTGTAATAAGGTCAACAAAAAGGTCCTTGCAAACTTCGAAGGTCGCGTGGAATACCTCGCCTCAGACGCCTTAGAAGGTCGTGAAGCGGGGACCGATGGTGAAGCCGCAGCACGGGATTACATCGTTTCCGAGATGGAGGCCATTGGTCTTGAGCCCAAGGGATCTGAGGGATACTTGCAGGCCTTTTCCTTCAAGCGCCCCATGAGCATTGACAACGTATCCACCTACATGAAATGGAAGGGCCCCTATTTCCGATTAGGAGAGGATTTTTACCCGACAAAGTACAGCAGCAACGGAACGTTTAATGGAGATGCAGTCGTGGTTGGTTACGGGATCGAAGCTCCTGAACTCGGGTATACGGACTACCGAGATACAATTACGGCATACCAGAATAAGGTCTTCTTCTTGGACATCGGTTCTCCTGACGGAACACACCCTCATTCAAAATTCCGCGCATATCACGATGTTCAGAAAAGACTAGAATTGGCCGTTGAGAAAGGAGCGAAAGCCATCATCTTGTTCAACACTGACGAGAATGCCGAAGATCCGGAAAGCTCCTTTAAAACGGCGGTCCCAGTTGGCGTACCCGTAGTCTTCTGGACTTCGTATGACAACGACGACATTCGAAAGAAAGGTGTTCGCGTATCGGTTAAAATGGACCCTGTTGAAGACACAGGATACAACGTGATCGGGTATTTAGACCGGGGATCAGACAAGACCATTGTGATTGGAGCGCATTATGATCACCTCGGGTTTGGTGGAGAAGGGTCTCGTTACACCGGTACTGAGCCCATGATCCATAACGGTGCGGACGACAACGCCAGCGGTACCGCGGGTATCCTGGAACTTGCGAGCTACTACTCCAAGAAAGGAAAGAAGATGACCGGGAACAACATCCTCTTCATCGCCTTCAGCGCTGAAGAAAAAGGATTACTGGGCTCCAAGTACTTTGTTGAGAACCCGACCATCGGCCTCAATGCAGTCAACTACATGATCAACTTTGACATGATTGGCTCGTTGGATGTAAAAGACGGCTTCATCATCAATGGAGTGGGCACTAGCCCTTCGTGGAACGATGCTCTGGCGGCCGTTGCATGTGACCTCAAATACACCACGACCGAGTCGGGTATTGGACCAAGCGACCACACCAGTTTCTACTTAAAGGATATTCCAAGCCTTCACTTCTTCACCGGAGCTACCGAATTCTACCACAAACCCACCGATGATCCTGGAACCTTGAACATGGCCGGAGCTGTGAAGATTGTCGAGTTCACGAAAGCCTTAATCAATGGCCTTAATGACCAGCCTGCATTGGCCTTCAGCGAGACTACTCAGCAGGAAAGCATGCGCGTTCCCAAGTTCAAGGTGACCTTAGGGGTTATGCCCGATTACGCCTTTGAAGGCCCGGGCATGAAGATCGACGGCATTATTCCAGATCGCCCTGCTCAAGCCGCAGGTCTGCAAGAAGGTGATGTAGTTCTTCAAATCGGAGATATGAGCGTGGCCGATATGCAAGGGTACATGAAAGCGCTTTCCGCTTTTGAAAAAGGAGATGAAGTGACCGTTACCTTTTTGCGGAACGGTAAAGAAGGAACTGCTCAACTAACCTTTTGA
- a CDS encoding SDR family oxidoreductase, with translation MNFKDKVVWITGATSGIGEALAFEFASKGARLVLSARRQEQLEAVATLARDRGAPEVMVQTLDLADAETLQPAAEAVLAKMGRVDALFNNGGISQRDKALNTPLEVDRRVMEIDFFGTVALTKAVLPSMLENGGGHIAVTSSLVGKFGSPYRSAYAAAKHALHGFYDSLRAELHDQGLKVTIFCPGFIRTQISVNAVTGSGEKLGTMDDAQANGMPAEKCAAIMVRSMEQGRNEVYIGGREKLGIYVKRFFPNIFARIIRKAKVR, from the coding sequence ATGAATTTTAAGGATAAGGTCGTCTGGATTACAGGAGCCACATCGGGAATCGGTGAGGCGTTGGCATTTGAGTTTGCGAGTAAAGGTGCTCGTCTGGTCCTGTCGGCCCGTAGACAGGAACAACTGGAGGCGGTCGCTACGTTAGCACGTGATCGCGGTGCGCCAGAGGTTATGGTTCAAACATTGGACCTTGCCGATGCCGAAACCTTGCAGCCGGCCGCGGAAGCGGTTCTTGCCAAAATGGGCCGGGTCGATGCCCTCTTCAACAACGGTGGCATTAGTCAGCGGGACAAGGCCCTGAACACACCCCTTGAAGTGGATCGCCGGGTCATGGAAATTGATTTCTTTGGAACGGTAGCGCTAACCAAAGCCGTTCTGCCCAGTATGCTGGAGAATGGAGGAGGCCATATTGCCGTTACCTCGAGCTTGGTCGGAAAATTTGGTAGCCCATACCGTTCGGCCTATGCCGCAGCAAAACATGCCCTCCATGGATTTTACGACAGCTTGCGCGCCGAGCTTCACGACCAAGGCTTGAAAGTGACCATCTTTTGCCCCGGATTCATCCGTACTCAGATTTCGGTGAATGCGGTGACCGGAAGTGGAGAAAAACTCGGAACGATGGATGACGCGCAGGCCAACGGAATGCCCGCCGAAAAGTGCGCCGCCATTATGGTTCGCTCCATGGAACAGGGCCGCAACGAGGTTTACATCGGCGGTCGCGAGAAGCTCGGAATCTACGTCAAGCGCTTCTTCCCGAACATCTTCGCTCGCATCATTCGAAAAGCTAAGGTGAGATGA
- a CDS encoding DUF3298 domain-containing protein, giving the protein MRITLFILALTGGWLLASCQMNEPKSAASEEVSTQALGYQMIDTIREFIVEEGSEGYVRIELAFPSFYGPDYAEDLNRLVASKLWAQNRTTGRSWQEQMSFFIDQYKELQSEVEYVQPWTHKESLSIRRLDEHVLTLEREYSEYSGGAHGRHETHYYNFDVATGDTLLLDDLIKPGAREAVEALVDFHYREQQGIDAEASLIDEAGLNVASIPLTENFALDEKGIRFFYNPYEIAAYAAGAIMVDVPMTDLANYLLD; this is encoded by the coding sequence ATGAGAATTACTCTATTTATTCTCGCCCTCACGGGCGGATGGCTACTGGCTTCCTGCCAAATGAATGAGCCGAAAAGCGCCGCATCAGAGGAGGTGTCTACTCAAGCTCTAGGATATCAAATGATTGATACCATTCGTGAGTTCATCGTTGAAGAGGGCAGCGAAGGCTATGTCCGGATTGAATTGGCCTTCCCCTCTTTTTACGGGCCGGATTATGCGGAAGACCTAAACCGATTGGTAGCTTCAAAGCTTTGGGCGCAAAACCGAACCACGGGCCGAAGTTGGCAGGAGCAAATGAGTTTTTTCATCGATCAATACAAAGAGCTTCAGTCGGAGGTAGAGTACGTTCAGCCCTGGACCCACAAAGAATCTCTTTCCATTCGACGATTGGACGAGCACGTTCTGACTTTGGAGCGTGAATACAGCGAATACAGTGGGGGAGCGCACGGACGCCATGAAACCCATTACTATAATTTCGACGTCGCTACAGGAGATACCCTGCTCTTGGATGATTTAATCAAACCCGGTGCTCGCGAGGCCGTAGAAGCCCTAGTTGATTTTCACTACCGCGAACAACAAGGGATCGATGCCGAGGCTTCATTGATTGATGAGGCTGGCTTGAATGTAGCGTCCATTCCTTTGACGGAAAACTTCGCACTCGACGAGAAAGGCATCCGCTTCTTCTACAACCCGTATGAAATCGCTGCCTACGCCGCTGGAGCCATTATGGTAGATGTTCCGATGACGGACTTAGCAAATTACTTGCTCGATTGA
- a CDS encoding FkbM family methyltransferase: MSDFLREALKDGGTFIDVGANTGQTLLKVKSINEEVEYVGIEPNPVCVEYLKNLIELNQLSNARVFGHALSRDKDILNLKLRYSEDQLGTTTENFRVFTRYAIEVKVPAVTGDAFVTDHKLKQVDVIKLDIEGGESDVLQSFRKTIEQYRPSIICEVTPLQSKSKKVERFRQESAQSILQFCYELDYLVINLKTQVSVHVIDDFSKSLESCNYLLKPNSKE, from the coding sequence ATGTCAGACTTCTTGCGTGAAGCATTAAAAGATGGTGGAACATTTATTGATGTCGGGGCCAATACAGGACAAACTCTCCTGAAGGTTAAATCCATAAATGAGGAAGTAGAGTACGTGGGGATTGAGCCAAATCCGGTGTGCGTCGAGTACTTGAAAAATCTTATCGAACTCAACCAGTTATCGAATGCAAGGGTTTTTGGTCACGCCTTGTCTAGGGACAAGGATATCTTGAATTTGAAACTGAGATATTCGGAGGATCAACTGGGCACAACGACAGAGAATTTCCGGGTCTTCACGAGGTATGCAATTGAGGTAAAAGTACCCGCGGTCACTGGGGATGCTTTCGTGACCGACCACAAGCTGAAACAAGTCGACGTTATTAAACTTGACATTGAAGGTGGTGAAAGTGATGTACTTCAGAGCTTTCGAAAAACAATTGAGCAATATCGCCCGTCTATTATTTGTGAGGTCACGCCGCTTCAGTCTAAATCAAAGAAGGTAGAGAGATTTAGGCAGGAATCTGCACAGTCAATTCTTCAGTTTTGCTACGAATTGGATTATTTAGTGATAAACTTGAAAACTCAAGTGAGCGTGCACGTAATAGATGATTTTTCCAAATCCCTTGAAAGTTGTAACTACCTTTTGAAGCCGAATTCCAAGGAGTAA
- a CDS encoding DUF2892 domain-containing protein, whose product MIKNMGAADRIIRLIVSAVLIYLAYTGVVSGLIATIFYILSGVFIVTSLVRTCPLYMPFGISTCKTKEA is encoded by the coding sequence ATGATCAAGAATATGGGTGCTGCGGATCGCATCATCCGCTTAATTGTCTCTGCCGTTCTCATTTACCTCGCCTATACCGGAGTCGTTTCCGGATTGATTGCGACGATTTTCTACATCCTTTCCGGGGTATTCATTGTGACGAGCCTAGTGCGCACATGTCCGCTGTACATGCCATTTGGTATTAGTACATGCAAGACCAAAGAGGCCTAG
- a CDS encoding DUF2490 domain-containing protein — translation MGIQATDRWYYGGDAGLRSIFSGQDGRQFYVRPTARYLLNSNATASFAAANFTTWGEDVPNTYELRLHQELDVDWPRSIPVKINHRFRLEERFIWTTGDAQYIGIRPRYLLGVTTQTFDLFKVLKEFYFVGQGELFAPIDISTVVPENYVINNIRLHLAFGQYLSETWRYEFHYIWQNSRILDLGTLETTEHLLRLRIYLKA, via the coding sequence TTGGGTATACAAGCTACTGACCGCTGGTATTACGGGGGTGATGCCGGCTTGCGCTCTATCTTTAGCGGCCAAGATGGGCGACAGTTTTATGTTAGGCCTACGGCCCGATATCTGCTTAATTCCAATGCGACAGCATCTTTTGCAGCAGCAAACTTCACTACTTGGGGCGAAGATGTTCCAAACACCTATGAACTCAGGCTTCATCAAGAATTAGATGTTGATTGGCCCCGGTCCATTCCGGTTAAAATCAATCATCGATTCCGGCTAGAAGAGCGCTTTATTTGGACGACCGGAGATGCGCAGTACATCGGAATCCGACCGCGATATCTACTCGGCGTCACCACGCAGACTTTTGATTTATTCAAGGTGTTAAAAGAGTTCTACTTTGTTGGGCAGGGAGAGCTCTTTGCGCCTATCGATATTTCCACGGTTGTGCCTGAGAACTACGTGATCAACAACATTCGTCTTCACCTCGCCTTTGGTCAATACCTCTCGGAAACGTGGCGCTATGAATTCCACTACATCTGGCAGAATTCTCGCATTCTCGATCTCGGCACCCTCGAGACTACCGAGCATCTATTGCGTTTGAGGATTTACCTGAAAGCTTAA
- a CDS encoding bile acid:sodium symporter family protein: MESSLLTSVFLPLALAIIMLGMGMSLTTDDFKRVVVYPKAVMLGLINQLFLLPLIAYGLVLAFGLTAELAVGIMILAACPGGATSNLLSHLAKGDVALSITLTAVTSLVTVITIPLIVNFALISFMPNGEAMQLDVLKTVISVVIVTLVPVTIGMIIHRYQPNFCARMERPVKIMSAVFLVLIIAAAILKERDNILGYFAQAGPVALALNLLTLALGFYSARFLNLSSQQSRTISIETGIQNGTLGIAIAATLIGNSQMTIPPAIYSLIMFGTVSVLVFARKKAEE; this comes from the coding sequence ATGGAATCCAGTTTATTGACCTCTGTTTTTTTGCCCCTAGCACTGGCCATCATCATGCTCGGGATGGGTATGTCGCTTACGACAGATGACTTTAAGCGGGTGGTCGTTTATCCCAAGGCAGTAATGCTGGGATTAATCAACCAGCTCTTTTTACTTCCCTTGATTGCCTATGGGCTGGTGTTGGCCTTTGGCTTGACAGCTGAATTAGCCGTTGGTATTATGATCCTCGCTGCCTGTCCCGGAGGCGCCACTTCAAACTTACTGTCTCACTTGGCCAAAGGAGATGTAGCCTTATCTATTACCTTGACCGCGGTAACCTCCCTGGTTACGGTCATTACTATTCCGCTGATCGTCAATTTCGCTTTAATAAGTTTCATGCCGAATGGAGAGGCCATGCAACTCGATGTTCTCAAAACCGTCATTAGCGTGGTCATTGTCACTTTAGTGCCCGTGACCATTGGAATGATCATTCATCGCTATCAGCCAAACTTCTGCGCCCGAATGGAGCGTCCGGTAAAGATCATGTCGGCTGTCTTTTTGGTCTTGATCATAGCCGCCGCAATTCTAAAGGAGCGCGACAATATTCTTGGATACTTCGCACAAGCTGGACCGGTTGCATTGGCACTTAACCTATTGACCTTGGCACTCGGATTCTACTCCGCTCGTTTTCTGAATTTGAGCTCACAGCAGAGTCGGACTATCTCCATTGAAACAGGTATTCAAAACGGCACCTTGGGTATTGCCATTGCAGCAACCTTAATTGGAAATTCCCAAATGACTATTCCCCCGGCCATTTACAGCCTAATTATGTTTGGGACGGTGAGTGTTTTGGTCTTTGCCAGAAAGAAGGCCGAGGAATAA
- the lysS gene encoding lysine--tRNA ligase: MALSEQEIIRREAMEELKKLGIDPYPADLYPVDTSAASIKKYYEVNKTEYKDITIAGRIMSKRIMGKASFAELQDSTGRIQIYVNRDEICPGEDKTLYNTVFKKLMHIGDIVGIKGYVFTTQVGEISIHVKELTMLTKSLRPLPLPKTDADGNVHDAFTDPEKRYRQRYVDLVVNPDVREAFVKRTQLTTSMRSFLNDKGYLEVETPILQPLYGGAAARPFKTHHNTLDMTLYLRIANELYLKRLIVGGFDGVYEFAKDFRNEGMSRFHNPEFTQMELYVAYKDYEWMMNLVEEMVEKIALDLHGTTEVPCGDHVINFQRPWKRYTMYGAIEEFTGVDVSELNEEDMRAAAVKLGVDVDDSMGRGKLIDEIFGEHCEPKLIQPTFITDYPVEMSPLAKKHRSEDGLVERFEAICNGKEICNAFSELNDPIDQRARFEEQLELGKRGDDEAMVLDEDFLRAIEYGMPPTAGLGIGIDRLSMIMTDSASIQDVLFFPQMKPEKQAPVVTPAEFEAVGISADWAPHFLEQYGSIEAMRELKHTQVHQQMNGLRKKKKLGLPALQLDEVQAWMG; the protein is encoded by the coding sequence ATGGCATTGAGCGAACAGGAAATCATCCGCCGCGAGGCAATGGAAGAGCTGAAAAAATTGGGGATCGATCCGTATCCGGCCGATCTCTATCCGGTAGACACCTCTGCGGCGTCCATCAAGAAGTACTACGAGGTCAACAAAACCGAGTACAAGGACATCACCATTGCCGGCCGCATCATGAGCAAACGCATCATGGGTAAGGCTTCCTTTGCCGAGCTTCAAGACAGCACTGGTCGCATTCAGATCTACGTCAACCGAGACGAAATTTGCCCCGGCGAAGACAAGACCTTGTACAACACGGTCTTCAAAAAACTCATGCACATCGGGGACATTGTGGGTATTAAAGGATATGTCTTCACCACACAGGTAGGAGAGATTTCCATCCACGTGAAGGAGTTGACCATGCTCACCAAGTCGCTTCGTCCTTTGCCCCTTCCCAAAACAGACGCGGACGGAAACGTACACGATGCCTTTACCGATCCGGAAAAACGCTATCGCCAGCGCTACGTGGACCTCGTGGTTAACCCAGACGTTCGCGAGGCTTTTGTCAAGCGCACCCAGCTCACGACCTCCATGCGCTCGTTCCTGAACGACAAGGGATACCTGGAGGTGGAAACGCCTATCCTGCAGCCCCTCTATGGAGGAGCCGCGGCCCGACCTTTCAAGACCCATCACAACACCTTGGACATGACGCTGTACTTGCGCATCGCCAATGAGTTGTACCTCAAACGCCTCATCGTGGGTGGATTTGATGGCGTATACGAATTCGCCAAAGACTTCCGCAACGAGGGAATGAGCCGTTTCCACAATCCGGAGTTCACCCAGATGGAACTCTATGTAGCCTATAAGGACTACGAGTGGATGATGAATCTCGTGGAAGAGATGGTGGAGAAAATCGCTCTCGACCTGCACGGTACCACCGAGGTTCCTTGTGGAGACCACGTCATCAACTTCCAACGCCCTTGGAAGCGATACACCATGTACGGCGCCATTGAGGAATTCACCGGCGTGGACGTCAGCGAACTCAATGAAGAAGACATGCGCGCTGCAGCGGTAAAGCTCGGTGTGGATGTGGACGACAGCATGGGACGTGGAAAGCTCATCGACGAGATCTTCGGCGAGCACTGTGAGCCCAAACTCATTCAGCCTACCTTCATTACCGACTACCCCGTGGAGATGTCGCCATTGGCCAAAAAGCACCGCAGCGAAGACGGCTTGGTGGAGCGCTTTGAAGCCATTTGCAACGGAAAAGAAATCTGCAATGCCTTCTCGGAACTCAACGATCCAATTGATCAGCGAGCCCGTTTCGAGGAACAACTCGAACTCGGAAAACGAGGTGATGATGAAGCCATGGTACTGGACGAAGACTTCCTGCGTGCCATTGAATACGGAATGCCGCCTACGGCGGGATTAGGTATCGGAATTGATCGTTTGAGCATGATCATGACCGACAGCGCCAGTATTCAGGACGTGTTGTTCTTCCCGCAAATGAAACCGGAAAAGCAAGCGCCAGTGGTAACTCCCGCCGAATTTGAAGCTGTGGGAATCTCCGCAGACTGGGCGCCTCACTTTTTGGAACAGTACGGCAGCATTGAAGCCATGCGCGAGCTGAAGCACACACAGGTCCACCAGCAAATGAACGGACTTCGTAAGAAGAAAAAGCTAGGCCTTCCCGCCCTTCAGCTGGACGAGGTTCAAGCCTGGATGGGTTAA
- a CDS encoding bifunctional phosphoglucose/phosphomannose isomerase — MKQLIQDFPQHLADGLHIAQQASLKPAAREIRQVVITGLGGSGIGGTIVSELMASRCKVPIVVNKGYSLPAFVNPYTLVLVSTYSGNTEETLSALSHADAAGAEIGIITSGGQALEYAQEKGCNHIVVPGGNPPRSMFGYSFVQLLKYLSHYGLVDGEVMNEVSHSIQLLEEEGATLRAAGTELAGFLQNKMPVVYAGDGFEGVAVRFRQQFNENSKMVGYTGMVPEMNHNELVGWAGGGDHMAVVFFRNESDDARVQKRMDINKEIVERYTPHVREVWSKGGNDIERALYLIHLGDWASYDLSELNDVDVMEIEVIDYLKSELAKFKA; from the coding sequence ATGAAGCAACTGATTCAAGACTTTCCACAACACCTAGCTGATGGCTTGCACATTGCACAGCAAGCCAGTTTGAAACCTGCTGCTCGTGAAATCCGTCAAGTGGTCATCACCGGCCTTGGCGGATCGGGTATTGGAGGAACCATCGTCTCCGAGCTGATGGCCTCGCGCTGCAAGGTGCCCATCGTGGTCAATAAGGGCTACAGTTTGCCCGCTTTTGTCAATCCCTACACCTTGGTTTTGGTGAGCACCTACAGCGGGAATACTGAAGAGACCCTAAGTGCCTTGTCGCATGCGGATGCTGCCGGTGCTGAAATTGGCATCATCACTTCGGGTGGTCAAGCGCTGGAATACGCTCAAGAGAAAGGCTGCAATCACATTGTGGTTCCAGGCGGAAATCCGCCCAGATCCATGTTTGGATACAGTTTTGTTCAGCTGCTGAAGTACCTCAGCCACTACGGATTGGTCGATGGTGAAGTCATGAACGAGGTGAGCCACAGCATTCAGCTATTGGAGGAGGAAGGAGCCACTCTTCGTGCCGCAGGCACTGAGCTTGCGGGTTTCCTACAGAATAAGATGCCGGTGGTTTATGCCGGAGATGGCTTCGAAGGAGTGGCGGTCCGTTTCCGTCAACAGTTCAACGAGAATTCGAAGATGGTTGGTTACACGGGAATGGTCCCGGAGATGAACCACAATGAGCTGGTCGGATGGGCTGGAGGCGGCGATCATATGGCCGTTGTCTTTTTCCGGAACGAGAGCGATGATGCTCGTGTACAAAAGCGCATGGACATCAATAAAGAGATTGTCGAGCGCTACACGCCGCATGTTCGTGAGGTTTGGAGCAAGGGTGGAAACGACATTGAGCGAGCCTTGTATTTGATTCACCTTGGGGATTGGGCCAGCTATGATCTTTCTGAGCTGAATGACGTTGATGTCATGGAAATCGAAGTGATCGATTATCTAAAAAGCGAACTGGCGAAATTTAAAGCATGA
- the lipB gene encoding lipoyl(octanoyl) transferase LipB, with amino-acid sequence MSVTTHFQDLGVIEYKKAWDYQQRLFDGTVQMKFDNRKLPEEERPKTRNYLLFCEHPHVYTLGKSGDMANLLINEEKLKEIGATYFPINRGGDITYHGPGQIVAYPIFDLDYFFTDIHKYLRFLEDVIIKVLEKYGLEGQRSPGETGVWLDVGTDRARKICAMGIKASRWVTMHGLAFNVNSNLEYFGYIVPCGITDKAVTSLDVEVGRTLDYAKVKQEVKEAFAEVFDLKYA; translated from the coding sequence ATGAGCGTAACGACCCATTTCCAGGATCTGGGGGTCATCGAGTATAAAAAGGCATGGGACTATCAGCAACGTCTGTTTGATGGCACTGTGCAGATGAAATTCGACAACCGCAAACTCCCGGAGGAGGAGCGGCCGAAAACCCGGAATTACTTACTGTTTTGCGAGCATCCGCACGTGTACACCCTCGGAAAGAGCGGTGATATGGCGAACTTACTCATCAATGAGGAGAAGCTCAAAGAAATTGGAGCGACCTACTTCCCAATCAACCGCGGGGGTGACATTACCTACCACGGACCGGGGCAAATTGTGGCCTATCCCATTTTCGATTTAGACTACTTTTTCACGGACATCCACAAGTACCTGAGGTTCTTGGAGGACGTCATCATCAAGGTCCTCGAAAAGTATGGCCTCGAGGGCCAGCGCTCGCCTGGGGAGACCGGTGTATGGCTCGATGTAGGCACGGATCGCGCCCGCAAGATCTGCGCGATGGGAATTAAGGCTTCACGCTGGGTCACGATGCATGGCTTGGCCTTCAACGTCAACAGTAATCTGGAGTATTTCGGATACATCGTGCCGTGTGGAATCACGGACAAGGCGGTGACCTCTCTAGATGTTGAAGTCGGGCGCACCCTGGATTACGCCAAAGTCAAGCAGGAAGTGAAAGAGGCTTTTGCCGAGGTCTTTGACCTCAAGTACGCGTGA